The following proteins are encoded in a genomic region of Coffea eugenioides isolate CCC68of chromosome 6, Ceug_1.0, whole genome shotgun sequence:
- the LOC113776421 gene encoding transmembrane protein 214-like — MDSLSFEEAEKKKKKKKKKKERKNRKNQQQQQLENEGRAMATMETNGSAEGAELASFLSFALASNESQQLQEDTGLIKFTNHLEGVFSGVRRPPQTPWLKLFNELAADTIDRNIPHEVRQLAVSWIQHRSNEALKATVLRALDCIVAGLEGQKAGSGGSNCQVVMFLVVSLILQQKPDVLVSILSIWKDNSRYHGESKLPVFVWMTMQAARGDLTLGLYIWAREMLPLLGMKSNPSPETKELVLQVVESILSVPNAKQVLVSGYVRKGERLLPASALELLLHLAFPSAPVEETDRFETIYPTLRCVAIAGVNGSDSRKQLAIQIQDLAWRAIGGGNAKLSDKATGLFVLSLYHNPECYKRWDRVYEDDVDKSVAILRKLKKLWVYLAPYEDLVDTLKRFRQKNEKVVLSGGKGGARRQAMFIEADEHCKELLRMVSPGWRLQAVDILKSFVWYGCTIFFIILCCKSLPLDEVAWKMKS, encoded by the exons ATGGATTCCCTATCATTTGAGGAggcggagaagaagaagaaaaagaagaagaagaagaaggagagaaAGAATAGGAAGaaccagcagcagcagcagcttgAGAACGAGGGGAGAGCCATGGCGACGATGGAGACAAATGGGAGTGCGGAAGGAGCCGAATTGGCGTCTTTTCTTTCCTTCGCTTTG GCATCTAATGAATCCCAACAATTACAAGAAGACACTGGGCTAATCAAATTCACAAATCACTTGGAAGGGGTATTTTCAGGTGTGCGGCGCCCACCTCAAACACCTTGGCTGAAACTATTCAATGAGTTGGCGGCAGATACAATTGATCGA AATATTCCTCATGAGGTACGTCAGCTAGCAGTTAGCTGGATCCAGCACAGATCTAATGAGGCACTCAAGGCAACTGTTTTACGAGCGTTAGACTGCATTGTTGCTGGCTTGGAAGGTCAAAAAGCTGGTTCCGGTGGCTCAAATTGTCAG GTCGTTATGTTCCTAGTAGTATCGCTGATATTGCAACAGAAACCGGATGTTCTGGTTTCTATATTGTCAATTTGGAAGGATAATTCAAGGTACCACGGTGAAAGTAAGCTTCCAGTGTTTGTGTGGATGACTATGCAG GCAGCCCGAGGAGATCTTACGCTGGGGTTGTACATATGGGCGCGGGAGATGCTGCCCCTCTTGGGTATGAAATCAAATCCAAGTCCAGAGACCAAGGAATTGGTTTTACAAGTGGTGGAAAG TATTTTGTCAGTGCCAAACGCAAAACAAGTTTTGGTGAGTGGTTATGTGAGAAAAGGTGAGCGTTTACTTCCTGCTTCGGCATTGGAGTTATTGCTACATCTGGCATTCCCTTCAGCTCCAGTTGAG GAAACTGATAGATTTGAGACAATCTATCCCACCCTGCGATGTGTGGCTATTGCTGGTGTAAATGGGAGTGACTCAAGAAAGCAGCTTGCTATTCAAATTCAAGATCTTGCTTGGCGCGCTATTGGAGGAG GCAATGCAAAGCTTTCTGACAAAGCAACCGGCTTATTTGTCCTATCTTTGTATCACAATCCTGAGTGTTATAAAAGATGG GATAGGGTTTATGAAGATGATGTGGACAAAAGTGTTGCTATCCTGAGAAAACTGAAGAAGCTGTGGGTATATTTAGCTCCGTATGAGGACTTAGTTGACACTCTCAAGAGATTTAGGCAAAAG AATGAGAAAGTAGTGTTGAGTGGTGGGAAGGGCGGAGCTCGTCGTCAAGCGATGTTCATTGAGGCAGATGAGCATTGCAAGGAGCTATTGAGAATGGTATC
- the LOC113776422 gene encoding eukaryotic translation initiation factor NCBP-like — protein sequence MEVGQVAAAVEKKESETNNSSSDLSRLASSDADSKDKEAQDREQRIALDLKAGLHPLKHKFVFWYTRRTPGVRTQASYEDNIKKIVDFSTVEGFWVCYCHLACPSSLPSPTDLHLFKEGIRPLWEDSANCNGGKWIIRFKKAVSGRFWEDLVLALVGDQLDYGDNICGAVLSIRFNEDILSLWNRNASDHQAVMSLRDAIKRHLKLPLSYVMEYKPHDASLRDNSSYRNTWLRG from the exons ATGGAAGTGGGCCAAGTGGCAGCAGCAGTGGAGAAGAAAGAATCGGAGACTAACAACAGCTCCTCCGACCTCAGCCGTTTAGCATCGTCGGATGCCGACAGCAAAGACAAAGAAGCACAAGACCGCGAACAACGCATTGCTCTTGATCTCAAAGCCGGTCTCCACCCTCTCAAG CACAAATTCGttttttggtatactcgaaggACACCTGGAGTTCGCACTCAAGCATCATACGAAGACAACATAAAAAAGATTGTGGATTTCAGTACT GTTGAGGGTTTCTGGGTCTGCTATTGCCACCTGGCATGTCCATCATCATTACCAAGCCCAACTGATTTACATCTTTTCAAGGAGGGTATTCGACCTTTGTGGGAG GATTCTGCTAATTGTAACGGTGGAAAGTGGATTATCAGATTCAAGAAAGCTGTCTCGGGCCGCTTTTGGGAAGATTTG GTTTTAGCATTGGTTGGTGATCAGCTTGATTATGGTGATAATATCTGTGGTGCTGTACTAAGCATTCGTTTCAACGAGGATATATTGAGTCTGTGGAACCGCAATGCGTCTGATCACCAG GCTGTGATGTCCCTGAGAGATGCAATTAAACGACATTTGAAGCTTCCGCTCAGCTATGTAATGGAATACAAACCGCATGATGCATCTCTACGTGACAATTCATCATACCGGAACACGTGGCTGAGGGGATAG